A genome region from Salinigranum halophilum includes the following:
- a CDS encoding SDR family NAD(P)-dependent oxidoreductase produces the protein MPDYSNDFDGDTVVVTGASSGIGREIATRFGEAGATVLNADIDSQPKVGETPTHEVIQNQGGTAEFVETDVSNADEIRAAVDRAREYGGVDVMVNNAGLFIGGSLLEVSEDEFETIHQVNAKGVFFGCQAAAQDMIDRGVAGSIVNTASISSFVAQRDQIQYDSTKAAVKMITRGAALELADHDIRVNAVGPGQIATEFIDGWSEEAPEAAAKDDLIKPVPAGRAGTPEDVAGAVLYLASDDADYVTGEVLMVDGGWRVI, from the coding sequence ATGCCTGACTACAGCAACGACTTCGACGGGGACACCGTCGTCGTCACAGGTGCGAGCTCCGGAATCGGGCGGGAGATTGCGACTCGATTCGGCGAGGCGGGGGCGACTGTGTTGAACGCGGACATCGACTCCCAGCCGAAGGTGGGGGAGACGCCGACCCACGAGGTCATCCAGAATCAGGGTGGGACGGCCGAGTTCGTGGAGACGGACGTCTCGAACGCCGACGAGATCCGTGCGGCTGTCGACCGTGCGCGAGAGTACGGCGGGGTCGACGTGATGGTGAACAACGCCGGACTGTTCATCGGTGGGAGCCTCCTCGAGGTCAGCGAAGACGAGTTCGAGACGATCCACCAGGTCAACGCGAAGGGGGTCTTCTTCGGCTGTCAAGCAGCGGCACAGGACATGATCGACCGTGGGGTCGCCGGGTCCATCGTCAACACGGCGTCGATTAGCTCGTTCGTCGCCCAGCGCGACCAGATCCAGTACGACTCCACGAAAGCCGCCGTCAAGATGATCACACGAGGCGCAGCCCTCGAACTGGCGGACCACGACATCAGAGTGAACGCCGTCGGCCCCGGTCAGATCGCCACGGAGTTCATCGACGGGTGGTCTGAGGAGGCCCCGGAAGCAGCCGCGAAGGACGACCTGATCAAGCCGGTTCCCGCCGGACGCGCGGGCACGCCGGAGGACGTCGCCGGTGCGGTCCTCTATCTCGCCAGTGACGACGCGGACTACGTGACCGGTGAGGTGCTGATGGTCGATGGTGGGTGGCGAGTGATCTGA
- a CDS encoding class I fructose-bisphosphate aldolase, with amino-acid sequence MVALDHGLSLGSPEGFENPEETLDNVLRGEPDAVLVGPHFARHYQDRLQEADVDVVLTADVVTWSTSPGRDNDQDLWTPAFDAEFLEELDPVGVKVVLVFGRDDNETFIRNVEYIGELAEDLRGTGIPLVVEPVMWGRRVPAQLETDADFVADAMRMGWEFGADILKAPYTGSVESFEPLVENSPVPVMILGGPATGTTRGMLESVEGAMDAGARGLMIGRTIWKSDDPARTVSALMKIVHEGAAVEEVWDEPEQAAVVDG; translated from the coding sequence GTGGTAGCGCTCGACCACGGCCTCAGCCTCGGATCGCCAGAGGGATTCGAGAACCCCGAGGAGACACTCGATAACGTACTGCGCGGTGAGCCCGACGCGGTCCTCGTCGGGCCTCACTTCGCTCGTCACTATCAAGACCGGCTTCAGGAGGCCGACGTCGACGTCGTCCTCACGGCGGACGTGGTGACGTGGTCGACCAGCCCCGGTCGAGACAACGACCAAGACCTCTGGACGCCGGCGTTCGACGCCGAGTTCCTCGAGGAACTCGACCCAGTCGGGGTCAAGGTCGTACTGGTGTTCGGCCGTGACGACAACGAGACGTTCATCCGAAACGTCGAGTACATCGGTGAGCTCGCCGAAGACCTGCGTGGGACGGGAATCCCACTGGTGGTCGAGCCCGTCATGTGGGGCCGACGAGTCCCGGCCCAACTCGAGACGGACGCCGACTTCGTGGCCGATGCGATGCGCATGGGCTGGGAGTTCGGAGCGGACATCCTCAAGGCACCGTACACCGGCAGCGTCGAGTCGTTCGAGCCACTCGTCGAGAACTCGCCGGTCCCCGTGATGATCCTCGGGGGCCCCGCGACGGGCACGACCCGAGGGATGCTCGAATCCGTCGAGGGAGCGATGGACGCGGGTGCGCGCGGGCTGATGATCGGCCGGACCATCTGGAAGTCCGACGACCCTGCCCGGACGGTGTCCGCGCTCATGAAGATCGTCCACGAGGGCGCCGCTGTCGAAGAGGTGTGGGACGAACCGGAGCAGGCGGCCGTCGTAGACGGGTAG
- the glpR gene encoding HTH-type transcriptional regulator GlpR has translation MSTPEQRRRSITELVTKHGGLSVEELASRLDVSPSTIRRDLGDLADRNLIERTHGGAVPLTNVGVERAFDRRLVQDLDGKQAIAERAVEEIHEGQVVFFDAGTTTMQVAKEVPDDSSTIIVTNSPLLLPELSRADGTVKLTGGEYRNETKALVGPTTEDYIRNSSFDVAFIGVNGIEPDGSLSAPNESEAKIKQLAVEHATRIVVVTTTKKFDEQSFRRFGSIADIDLLITDGRVPDEYRDLFDETVLVENVSG, from the coding sequence GTGAGCACTCCCGAACAGCGGCGCCGGTCGATCACGGAGTTGGTCACGAAACACGGTGGCCTCTCGGTCGAGGAGCTCGCTTCCCGGCTCGACGTCTCGCCCTCGACCATCAGACGCGACCTCGGTGACCTCGCCGACCGGAACCTCATCGAACGGACCCACGGCGGTGCTGTGCCGCTGACGAACGTGGGCGTCGAACGGGCCTTCGACCGACGGCTCGTCCAGGACCTGGACGGGAAACAGGCCATCGCCGAACGAGCCGTCGAGGAGATTCACGAGGGCCAGGTCGTCTTCTTCGATGCCGGGACGACGACGATGCAGGTCGCGAAGGAGGTCCCCGACGACAGCTCGACCATCATCGTCACGAACTCGCCGCTGTTACTCCCAGAACTGTCGAGAGCGGACGGCACCGTCAAACTGACCGGTGGAGAGTACCGCAACGAGACCAAAGCACTGGTCGGCCCGACGACCGAAGATTACATCCGAAACTCGTCGTTCGACGTCGCGTTCATCGGCGTCAACGGCATCGAACCCGACGGCTCGCTGTCGGCACCGAACGAATCCGAGGCGAAGATCAAGCAACTCGCCGTCGAACACGCGACGCGGATCGTCGTCGTCACGACGACCAAGAAGTTCGACGAGCAGAGCTTCCGCCGATTCGGATCGATTGCCGACATCGACCTCCTCATCACCGATGGCCGTGTCCCCGACGAGTACCGCGATCTGTTCGACGAGACGGTGCTCGTCGAGAACGTGTCCGGCTGA